In Mycolicibacterium alvei, a single window of DNA contains:
- a CDS encoding cupin domain-containing protein — MKLTHIAAMGAVTAVAAGVSIAPAAATPGEGDVVRTDLGKGTTSAPIWVVTAGQPTTLHVQGLVLKPGAGSGWHTHPGPEQSVINDGAVVVRSAGNCAPAVYTAGQMVVIPGGVAHQVTNEGADDADVVVTYTLPADAPVRGDAPAECP; from the coding sequence ATGAAACTCACGCATATCGCTGCCATGGGCGCGGTGACCGCAGTCGCCGCAGGTGTATCGATCGCCCCGGCCGCAGCTACCCCGGGCGAGGGCGACGTCGTGCGCACCGATCTCGGTAAAGGCACCACCTCCGCGCCGATCTGGGTCGTGACGGCGGGACAACCGACCACGTTGCACGTGCAGGGTCTGGTGCTCAAACCCGGGGCCGGCAGCGGTTGGCACACCCACCCCGGTCCGGAGCAGTCGGTGATCAACGATGGTGCGGTCGTCGTGCGGAGCGCGGGGAATTGTGCGCCGGCGGTGTACACCGCCGGCCAGATGGTCGTCATCCCGGGCGGGGTGGCCCACCAGGTCACCAATGAGGGGGCCGACGACGCCGATGTGGTCGTGACCTACACGTTGCCCGCCGACGCTCCGGTGCGTGGCGACGCGCCTGCCGAGTGCCCCTAG
- a CDS encoding phosphatase PAP2 family protein — protein sequence MVRTRAGRLIVTAVLAVAVYAALWIGYERPWAWLADVDAAALAGPYRYGSAHPGWVTAWDVFCTVLGPFAFRLLALVMIVVALVRRHRRIALFLFLTIELSAATTEVAKYLADRPRPDTALVHALSTSFPSGHALGVMVAVLALLVLAWPTLRPHRRGWWVAAGALVVVAIGVGRVVLNVHHPSDVVAGWALGYAWFVVVYLLCPPYPAVTAADRTPVALDTAR from the coding sequence CTGGTGAGAACTCGGGCGGGCCGGCTGATCGTGACCGCGGTGCTGGCCGTCGCGGTGTATGCGGCGTTGTGGATCGGCTACGAGAGGCCGTGGGCCTGGTTGGCCGACGTCGACGCCGCGGCTTTGGCGGGTCCGTACCGGTACGGCTCGGCCCACCCGGGCTGGGTGACGGCATGGGACGTGTTCTGCACCGTGCTCGGGCCGTTCGCCTTCCGGTTGCTGGCGTTGGTGATGATCGTCGTCGCGCTCGTGCGTCGCCACCGGCGCATCGCGTTGTTCCTGTTCTTGACCATCGAGCTCAGCGCGGCGACGACCGAGGTGGCCAAGTACCTGGCCGACCGTCCGCGCCCCGACACTGCGCTGGTCCATGCCCTGTCCACGTCGTTCCCGTCCGGGCATGCGCTGGGCGTGATGGTCGCGGTGCTGGCCCTGCTGGTGCTCGCTTGGCCGACGCTGCGACCACACCGGCGGGGATGGTGGGTGGCCGCCGGCGCGCTGGTCGTCGTCGCGATCGGGGTCGGGCGGGTGGTGCTCAACGTCCACCACCCCTCCGATGTGGTGGCCGGGTGGGCCTTGGGCTACGCGTGGTTCGTGGTGGTCTACCTGCTGTGTCCGCCCTATCCGGCGGTCACGGCAGCGGACAGAACACCGGTAGCACTCGATACCGCACGGTGA
- a CDS encoding Hsp70 family protein — translation MSGPLGLSIGTTNLVAARVGNQPVSRRSVLTLSTDRTPQIGVPESGSGVTLSGFVERVGDPVPLVAPDGASYPADTLLVESLDAMVELVGGPSEQLAIAVPAHWGAPTLRALRNALRHNPSLARDGRPPRLIPDAVASLAALRANPGLPSNGLVALLDFGGGGTSITLADAAAAFEPIDETTRYPDFSGDQIDQALLTHLLDGVAQAGGIDPAGTEAVGSLGRLREESRQAKERLSAETATDVVVELPGYSATVRVTRTELEGLMQAPLAGVMDALEKMLERNGIGWPAVSAVVTIGGGASIPLVTQKLSEHSQAQVVTTPQPALDAAIGAALSAAYAVDADAQTGVAPTLGVAAVPVTAGIPSGAEGSADSSTFRALAWSEDEAGDDVVPYTGPDLVDTYGSETAARPAVQYVPPTGPIEQQRGGWERLPLTVFAVAAALVLVAIGGVTYALTSATGTAPTAEVKPPEPKPLPPQEVAPSPVAPPPPVEPPPPEPVKQAPPPVTVTQAPPPPVTETHVVTQTTTPPPPTTTTTTTTTTTTTTTTTTTTTPPTTTTTPPTTTTNPMTTTYVTVPFVPVPIPIQVPNRGEPQNPYPQQPQYPYQQQPQYPYQPYP, via the coding sequence ATGAGCGGCCCGTTGGGGTTGTCGATCGGGACCACCAACTTGGTTGCGGCGCGTGTCGGCAATCAACCTGTCAGCCGGCGTTCGGTGTTGACGTTGTCGACCGACCGGACGCCGCAGATCGGCGTGCCCGAATCCGGTTCGGGTGTCACCTTGAGCGGGTTCGTCGAGCGGGTCGGTGATCCGGTGCCGCTGGTGGCGCCCGACGGTGCGTCCTATCCCGCCGACACCCTGTTGGTCGAGTCCCTCGATGCGATGGTCGAACTCGTCGGCGGCCCCTCCGAACAGTTGGCCATCGCGGTACCCGCCCACTGGGGTGCGCCCACATTGCGGGCGCTGCGCAACGCGCTGCGGCACAATCCCAGCCTGGCGCGCGACGGGCGGCCGCCCCGGCTCATCCCCGATGCCGTCGCCTCGCTGGCCGCGCTGCGCGCCAACCCGGGCCTGCCGTCCAACGGTCTGGTGGCCCTGCTGGACTTCGGCGGCGGTGGTACCAGCATCACGCTGGCCGACGCCGCGGCGGCCTTCGAGCCGATCGACGAGACCACCCGCTATCCCGATTTCTCCGGTGATCAGATCGATCAGGCGCTGCTGACCCATCTGCTCGACGGTGTCGCCCAGGCCGGCGGTATCGATCCGGCCGGCACCGAGGCGGTCGGGTCACTGGGCCGGTTGCGTGAGGAAAGCCGTCAGGCCAAGGAACGTCTGTCGGCGGAGACCGCCACCGATGTCGTGGTAGAGCTGCCCGGATATTCGGCCACGGTGCGGGTCACCCGTACCGAACTCGAAGGGCTGATGCAGGCGCCGCTGGCCGGCGTGATGGATGCGCTGGAAAAGATGTTGGAGCGCAACGGGATCGGCTGGCCCGCGGTCTCGGCGGTGGTGACCATCGGTGGCGGCGCCAGTATTCCGCTGGTCACCCAGAAACTTTCGGAGCACTCGCAGGCGCAGGTGGTGACGACTCCGCAGCCGGCGCTGGATGCCGCGATCGGTGCCGCGTTGTCCGCCGCCTACGCCGTCGATGCCGATGCGCAGACCGGCGTGGCCCCCACCCTGGGCGTGGCGGCGGTGCCCGTGACGGCCGGAATCCCTTCCGGCGCAGAGGGGTCCGCGGATTCCTCGACCTTCCGCGCGTTGGCCTGGTCGGAGGATGAGGCCGGCGACGACGTGGTGCCCTACACCGGACCGGATCTGGTGGATACCTACGGCAGTGAGACGGCGGCGCGTCCCGCCGTGCAGTACGTGCCGCCGACGGGTCCGATCGAGCAGCAACGCGGCGGGTGGGAGCGGTTGCCGCTGACCGTCTTCGCGGTGGCCGCGGCCCTGGTCCTCGTCGCCATCGGCGGTGTGACGTACGCGTTGACCAGCGCGACGGGCACCGCGCCGACTGCAGAGGTCAAGCCGCCCGAGCCGAAGCCGTTGCCTCCGCAGGAGGTGGCGCCGAGCCCGGTCGCACCCCCGCCTCCGGTCGAACCGCCGCCGCCGGAACCGGTGAAACAGGCACCCCCGCCGGTCACGGTGACCCAGGCTCCGCCGCCCCCGGTGACCGAGACGCACGTCGTCACGCAGACGACGACGCCGCCTCCTCCCACGACCACGACGACCACGACGACCACCACAACCACGACAACAACGACGACGACAACCACGACTCCGCCCACCACCACGACGACGCCGCCGACCACCACGACGAATCCGATGACGACGACCTACGTCACCGTGCCGTTCGTCCCGGTGCCCATCCCGATCCAGGTGCCGAACCGCGGTGAGCCGCAGAACCCCTACCCGCAGCAGCCGCAATATCCGTATCAGCAGCAGCCGCAGTATCCGTACCAGCCGTATCCCTGA
- a CDS encoding bifunctional phosphatase PAP2/diacylglycerol kinase family protein codes for MDVRAIGQGLGTLDREVFEAVAESPSPLLDAVMPRLTRAADHSKLWFAIAAIMGALGGTSLRRGAARGVVSLAVTSLVTNQVAKRIWRRPRPDRSRIPLARRTRRVPTSHSLPSGHSASAAAFAVGVGLESAPVGLPLALLAGLVGLSRVATGAHYPGDVFAGFGIGAAIAVLGARIVPTIPAATLPTSDPLRFHTEPRPDGAGVALVINPASGDGTGARIVDDVRKALPSTEIVELGDDDDIETVLRETAARVDVLAVGGGDGTVACAAGIAVEAGVPLAVFPGGTFNHFAKDIGCDSVARTVAAITGGTAAYVDLVCLNEQRMVINTASIGAYPNYVRLREKLEHRMGKRMAGMYALYLTLRREAPVRISYDDKTLETELFFLGNSTYFPSGFAPSQRPRLDDGLIDVRILETGRRFSRLRIATAVALGRLERSPLYHELQVPQFRFVAVDGPTVVAHDGEVGETLSEASFTVRYRVLPVFCPLP; via the coding sequence ATGGACGTGCGCGCGATCGGCCAAGGCCTGGGCACCCTGGACCGCGAGGTGTTCGAGGCGGTCGCCGAGTCGCCGAGCCCACTGTTGGACGCCGTGATGCCCAGGCTGACCAGGGCCGCAGACCATTCCAAACTGTGGTTCGCGATCGCGGCCATCATGGGTGCGCTGGGCGGCACATCGTTGCGGCGTGGCGCCGCCCGCGGCGTCGTCAGCCTGGCCGTGACCAGTCTCGTGACCAACCAGGTGGCCAAACGGATCTGGCGGCGGCCGCGACCGGACCGCAGCAGGATCCCGCTGGCCCGGCGGACCCGGCGGGTCCCCACCTCGCATTCCCTGCCGTCGGGACACTCCGCGAGCGCCGCGGCTTTCGCGGTGGGCGTCGGCCTGGAGTCCGCACCGGTCGGTCTGCCGCTGGCGCTGCTCGCCGGCCTGGTCGGGCTGTCGCGGGTGGCCACCGGGGCGCACTATCCCGGCGATGTCTTCGCGGGATTCGGCATCGGCGCGGCGATCGCGGTCCTCGGCGCACGCATCGTCCCGACCATCCCGGCCGCCACCCTGCCGACGTCGGATCCGCTGCGGTTCCACACCGAGCCCCGACCGGACGGTGCCGGTGTAGCCCTGGTGATCAACCCGGCCTCCGGTGACGGGACCGGTGCCCGGATCGTCGACGACGTCCGAAAAGCCCTGCCGAGCACCGAGATCGTCGAACTCGGCGACGACGATGACATCGAGACGGTGCTGCGTGAGACCGCCGCCCGCGTCGACGTGCTCGCGGTGGGCGGCGGCGACGGCACGGTGGCCTGCGCGGCGGGCATCGCCGTCGAGGCCGGTGTTCCGCTCGCGGTGTTCCCCGGCGGGACGTTCAACCACTTCGCCAAGGACATCGGCTGCGATTCGGTGGCCCGCACCGTCGCGGCCATCACCGGCGGCACCGCCGCCTATGTCGACCTGGTGTGCCTCAACGAGCAACGCATGGTGATCAACACCGCCAGCATCGGCGCCTACCCGAACTACGTGCGGTTGCGCGAGAAGCTCGAGCACCGGATGGGCAAGCGGATGGCCGGGATGTACGCGCTGTACCTGACGCTGCGCCGGGAGGCTCCGGTACGAATCAGCTACGACGACAAGACACTTGAGACGGAACTGTTCTTCCTGGGCAACTCGACGTACTTCCCGTCCGGTTTCGCCCCGTCTCAGCGCCCACGCCTGGACGACGGTCTGATCGATGTGCGGATCCTGGAGACCGGGCGGCGGTTCAGCCGGCTTCGCATCGCGACGGCCGTGGCGCTCGGCCGGCTCGAACGCAGCCCGCTCTATCACGAGTTGCAGGTGCCACAGTTCCGGTTCGTCGCCGTCGACGGGCCGACCGTCGTCGCGCACGACGGTGAGGTCGGCGAGACGCTCAGTGAGGCCAGTTTCACCGTGCGGTATCGAGTGCTACCGGTGTTCTGTCCGCTGCCGTGA
- a CDS encoding L,D-transpeptidase family protein has protein sequence MRRLLAMLCAGVLALACAPTAGAVDPPWFASSVGNATQVISVVGVGGSKAKMDVWQRGPAGWQPIGAGIPANIGSNGMAPKTREGDMATPMGVFTLDFAFGTAPNPGGGLQYVQVGPDHWWDGDTKSPTYNTMQVCQKAQCPFSTDSGSATENLQIPQYKHAVVMGVNKARVPGDGSAFFLHSTDGGPTAGCVAIDDATLVQIIQWLRPGALIAVAK, from the coding sequence ATGCGCCGACTGCTCGCCATGCTGTGTGCCGGGGTGTTGGCTCTGGCATGCGCGCCCACGGCCGGTGCCGTCGACCCGCCCTGGTTCGCGTCCTCGGTGGGCAACGCCACACAGGTGATTTCCGTTGTCGGCGTGGGTGGTTCGAAGGCGAAGATGGATGTCTGGCAGCGCGGGCCTGCGGGCTGGCAACCGATCGGCGCGGGCATTCCGGCCAATATCGGCTCCAACGGGATGGCCCCGAAAACCCGTGAAGGCGATATGGCCACCCCGATGGGCGTATTCACCCTGGACTTCGCCTTCGGGACCGCCCCCAACCCCGGCGGTGGTCTGCAATATGTCCAGGTCGGTCCAGACCACTGGTGGGACGGCGATACGAAGAGCCCTACCTACAACACCATGCAGGTGTGTCAGAAGGCGCAGTGTCCGTTCAGCACCGATTCGGGAAGTGCCACCGAGAACCTGCAGATCCCGCAGTACAAACACGCTGTGGTGATGGGTGTCAACAAAGCCCGGGTGCCCGGCGACGGGAGCGCGTTCTTCCTGCACAGCACCGATGGCGGCCCGACTGCCGGTTGCGTGGCGATCGACGATGCCACGCTGGTGCAGATCATCCAGTGGCTGCGGCCGGGAGCGTTGATCGCCGTCGCGAAGTAG
- a CDS encoding nuclear transport factor 2 family protein, producing MGDIDDIKQVKYRYLRALDTKHWDDFAGTLTEDIAGDYGQSMGKTLHFTDRDSLVEYMKASLGPEVISEHRVAHPEIVVDGDEATGTWYLQDRVIIPSMNFMLFGSAFYHDRYRRTADGWKISATGYDRTYDATLSLEGLNFKLEPGAALNI from the coding sequence ATGGGTGACATCGACGACATCAAGCAGGTCAAGTACCGGTACCTCCGGGCGCTGGACACCAAGCACTGGGACGACTTCGCCGGCACCCTCACCGAGGACATCGCAGGCGACTACGGACAGTCCATGGGCAAGACACTGCACTTCACCGACCGCGACTCCCTGGTCGAGTACATGAAGGCGTCATTGGGGCCGGAGGTCATCTCCGAGCATCGCGTCGCCCACCCGGAGATCGTGGTGGACGGCGACGAGGCCACCGGCACCTGGTACCTGCAGGACCGCGTGATCATCCCGAGCATGAACTTCATGCTGTTCGGGTCGGCGTTCTACCACGACCGCTACCGGCGGACCGCCGACGGTTGGAAGATCAGCGCCACCGGCTACGACCGCACCTACGACGCCACCCTGTCGCTGGAGGGCCTCAACTTCAAGCTCGAACCCGGTGCCGCCCTGAATATTTGA
- a CDS encoding glycoside hydrolase family 16 protein, protein MDRRSVMFMMGLGVAAAALPAGTANADPVAPGPVAPGGPTPPAATAAAPTFLFQDEFNGPAGSPPDPTWWHLVPERETIKNPVEWDKPFNMGRYVADTNHAFQDGKGNLVIRATRGPGTTVQEKYASAKVVGNWRGGIGTTWEARVKLNCLTDGAWPAFWLLNDDPVRGGEVDLVEWYGNRDWPSGTTVHARLDGESFATNPHPIDSGWHTWRMSWTPQGMYFWKDYAPGMEPFFEVPANSLQDWPFNDPGYTMVPVFNIAVGGSGGRDPSGGNYPAEMLVDWIRIFQG, encoded by the coding sequence ATGGATCGACGCAGCGTGATGTTCATGATGGGTCTGGGGGTGGCAGCGGCAGCGCTGCCCGCCGGGACAGCGAACGCCGACCCGGTCGCACCTGGTCCCGTCGCACCCGGGGGTCCGACTCCGCCGGCCGCTACCGCGGCGGCACCCACGTTCCTGTTCCAGGATGAGTTCAACGGTCCGGCCGGGTCCCCGCCGGACCCCACGTGGTGGCACCTGGTGCCCGAGCGGGAGACGATCAAGAACCCGGTCGAGTGGGACAAGCCGTTCAACATGGGCCGCTACGTCGCCGACACCAACCACGCCTTCCAGGACGGCAAGGGCAACCTGGTGATCCGCGCGACCCGCGGCCCGGGCACCACCGTCCAGGAGAAGTACGCCAGCGCCAAGGTGGTCGGAAACTGGCGCGGTGGCATCGGCACCACGTGGGAGGCCCGGGTCAAGCTCAACTGCCTGACCGACGGCGCCTGGCCCGCGTTCTGGCTCCTCAACGACGATCCCGTCCGCGGTGGCGAGGTCGACCTCGTCGAGTGGTACGGCAACCGCGACTGGCCGTCGGGCACCACGGTGCACGCCCGGCTCGATGGTGAGTCCTTTGCCACCAACCCCCATCCCATCGACAGCGGGTGGCACACCTGGCGGATGTCGTGGACACCGCAGGGCATGTACTTCTGGAAGGACTATGCCCCCGGCATGGAGCCCTTCTTCGAGGTCCCGGCAAACTCGTTGCAGGACTGGCCCTTCAACGATCCGGGCTACACGATGGTGCCGGTGTTCAACATCGCAGTCGGCGGCTCCGGTGGCCGCGATCCGAGCGGTGGCAACTACCCGGCCGAGATGCTGGTCGATTGGATCCGCATCTTCCAGGGCTGA